The following proteins come from a genomic window of Marinihelvus fidelis:
- a CDS encoding JmjC domain-containing protein, translating into MTSIDFHALLDGDPVDDEPATPTPDGRELERLLSPLAVETFVNTYFGRESLNVEGEDDKFASLFGWAQLKRALARGRRIEDRRYNITASFTGGEASGNGRPMIAARHDQVSDLLTQGATLCITNIHMADPALARWAQAVRAQLNFSGTVGINCYVSPDGSGLPMHYDQRVATTVQIAGRKRWRFSTEAAKAWPDHNAVFENGRVKPARADGGRLPDEMTFREVELGPGDLLCLPAGAWHAARGVGVSLALNLYFAPRNFIDQLIPLFRLFASSSGDWRGGPPASAGDIHGDMPDNVADYMRERLDEFHAMARRALDGPAALAEPWLSALTQVPYTGWQPEAKREIPNISPEQRFRIPSSALRFVEDGQGVVVPCDAGLLRFPAVLAPLIRRLAVEAKPFTIPQVLAWPQLPAGLSREQAMGYLQKLYANGILEMA; encoded by the coding sequence ATGACGAGCATTGATTTCCACGCGCTGCTTGACGGCGACCCGGTTGATGACGAACCCGCCACCCCCACGCCCGACGGCAGGGAGCTTGAGCGCCTGCTCAGCCCGCTGGCGGTCGAGACCTTCGTCAATACCTACTTCGGGCGCGAGTCGCTGAATGTCGAGGGTGAGGACGACAAGTTCGCTTCGCTGTTTGGCTGGGCGCAGCTGAAGCGTGCGCTGGCCCGCGGGCGCCGGATCGAGGACCGGCGTTACAACATCACGGCCTCGTTCACCGGTGGCGAGGCTTCCGGCAACGGCCGGCCGATGATCGCGGCCCGACACGACCAGGTCAGCGACCTGCTCACCCAGGGCGCGACCCTGTGCATCACCAACATCCACATGGCCGACCCCGCGCTCGCGCGCTGGGCACAGGCCGTGCGCGCACAACTGAATTTTTCCGGCACGGTGGGGATCAATTGTTATGTGTCGCCGGATGGGTCCGGCCTGCCCATGCATTACGACCAGCGCGTGGCGACCACCGTGCAGATCGCCGGTCGCAAGCGTTGGCGGTTCTCCACGGAAGCGGCCAAGGCGTGGCCCGACCACAACGCCGTGTTCGAGAACGGCCGCGTCAAACCCGCGCGGGCCGATGGCGGCCGGTTGCCGGACGAGATGACTTTTCGCGAGGTGGAGCTGGGCCCCGGCGACCTGCTCTGCCTGCCGGCCGGCGCCTGGCATGCCGCACGCGGTGTGGGTGTTTCGCTGGCGCTGAACCTGTATTTCGCGCCCCGCAATTTCATTGACCAGCTGATTCCGCTGTTCAGGCTGTTTGCCAGCTCAAGCGGCGACTGGCGTGGCGGCCCGCCGGCATCGGCGGGGGACATCCACGGTGACATGCCGGACAACGTGGCGGACTACATGCGCGAGCGGCTCGACGAGTTCCATGCCATGGCCCGTCGCGCGCTGGACGGCCCGGCGGCGCTGGCGGAGCCCTGGCTCAGCGCCCTGACGCAGGTGCCTTACACCGGTTGGCAACCAGAAGCCAAGCGCGAAATACCCAACATATCCCCGGAGCAGCGTTTCCGGATCCCATCATCGGCACTTCGCTTTGTCGAAGACGGACAGGGGGTCGTCGTGCCCTGCGATGCAGGTCTGTTGCGTTTTCCGGCGGTGCTCGCGCCGCTGATCCGCAGGCTGGCGGTCGAGGCCAAACCGTTCACCATTCCCCAGGTGCTTGCCTGGCCGCAGTTGCCCGCCGGGCTCAGCCGCGAGCAGGCCATGGGCTATCTGCAGAAACTCTACGCCAACGGCATCCTGGAGATGGCCTGA
- a CDS encoding Vgb family protein: MSDLNRGHFVIALVASIFSGNLAAQDLPDGDGKALVEAACTACHGVSTITRTAGYDSAERWREVFGTMVALDDETADTIASYLAEHYPEDPSRRPTLVPGDTKIKITEWTTPTLGQRTRDPIEAPDGSFWWTGMWASLVGRLDPASGEMKEFPLPPSARPHSIVPDADGNIWYTGNSNATIGKLNPANGEIQWYSTRAGDPHTAIFHPNGNLYFTAQRAAVLGRLNPETGEVDEIDTEPRPYGIKVAADGTVWIAYNGTNKLGAMDPDTMEVRYYEVPDERTRIRRLDLDSDGNIWFVNSSLGKIGRLVPETGEITQWDSPSGPKSHPYSMAVIDDIIWYNESGMRPDALVRFDPADESFQSWAIPSGVGIIRHTWVTEDGNLLIHQSSTNQLGLVEIE, encoded by the coding sequence ATGTCAGACCTGAATCGTGGCCATTTCGTGATCGCCCTGGTCGCCAGTATTTTTTCCGGCAACCTGGCCGCGCAGGATCTCCCCGACGGCGACGGCAAGGCCCTGGTCGAAGCAGCCTGCACGGCCTGCCACGGCGTCTCGACCATTACCCGAACGGCGGGTTACGATTCAGCCGAACGATGGCGCGAGGTGTTCGGCACAATGGTCGCGCTGGATGACGAAACGGCGGACACGATCGCAAGCTACCTGGCGGAACACTACCCCGAAGACCCCTCGCGCCGGCCGACGCTGGTGCCCGGCGACACGAAGATCAAGATCACCGAATGGACCACGCCAACCCTGGGCCAGCGCACCCGCGACCCGATCGAAGCCCCCGACGGTTCGTTCTGGTGGACCGGCATGTGGGCCAGCCTGGTCGGGCGCCTGGACCCGGCGAGCGGCGAGATGAAGGAGTTTCCGTTGCCGCCGTCTGCCCGGCCGCACAGCATCGTTCCCGATGCCGACGGCAACATCTGGTACACCGGCAACAGTAACGCCACGATCGGCAAGCTAAACCCGGCCAACGGTGAAATCCAGTGGTACAGCACGCGAGCCGGCGATCCGCACACCGCCATTTTCCACCCCAACGGCAATTTGTATTTCACCGCCCAGCGGGCCGCTGTGTTGGGGCGCCTGAACCCGGAAACCGGCGAAGTGGACGAGATCGACACCGAGCCCCGGCCCTACGGCATCAAGGTGGCCGCTGACGGCACCGTGTGGATCGCCTACAACGGCACTAACAAGCTGGGTGCGATGGACCCCGACACCATGGAAGTGCGCTACTACGAGGTCCCCGATGAGCGCACCCGCATCCGTCGCCTGGACCTGGATAGCGACGGCAATATCTGGTTCGTGAATTCCTCGCTCGGTAAGATTGGCCGGCTGGTGCCGGAAACCGGTGAGATCACCCAGTGGGACTCGCCCAGCGGCCCGAAATCGCACCCCTACTCCATGGCCGTCATCGACGACATCATCTGGTACAACGAATCGGGCATGCGGCCGGACGCGCTGGTGCGCTTCGACCCCGCCGACGAGTCGTTCCAGAGCTGGGCCATACCCTCCGGCGTGGGCATCATCCGCCACACCTGGGTCACCGAAGATGGCAACCTGCTAATCCACCAGAGCAGCACCAACCAGCTGGGGCTGGTCGAGATCGAGTGA
- a CDS encoding MFS transporter, translating into MQLKNLRWWVITLIALATVINYIDRQSLSVLWPAIVEDLFPDESAMERKQIYANISIVFVFAYAFGQAIFGKIFDWVGTRMGFVLAIGVWSIATALHAVARGALSLAIFRAILGVAEAGNWPGAAKSNAEWFPSKERALAQGIFNSGAAIGGIISIPMIAFMTVYFSWQAVFVLVGLLGLLWLIPWIVLVKAPPGAHPWITEEERQYILSGQKADAGEGVDDGDTVDYDPTTGEILSRKESWGVIVASAAIDPIWWLFVFWIPIYLNEVYQMDVKAIGIYGWVPYVGAMFGAWFGGLLAQNRIKTGWDVNKTRKLTISLGCLIMLPALLAMANPGAPVTAVLIMAVILFGFQTAIGNVQTLPSDLFSSKAVGTLSGFSGMAAKLGAVGLTSLVPWLTQGGNYTPAFIIGASLAVTAMAAVWLLIPRVERLKAR; encoded by the coding sequence ATGCAGCTGAAGAACCTGCGCTGGTGGGTCATCACCCTGATCGCGCTCGCCACCGTCATCAACTACATCGACCGCCAGTCGCTCAGCGTGCTGTGGCCCGCCATCGTAGAAGACCTGTTCCCGGATGAGTCGGCGATGGAGCGCAAACAAATCTACGCCAATATTTCTATCGTGTTCGTGTTTGCCTATGCCTTTGGCCAGGCCATCTTCGGCAAGATCTTTGACTGGGTGGGTACGCGCATGGGTTTCGTGCTGGCCATCGGCGTCTGGTCCATCGCCACCGCGCTGCATGCCGTGGCCCGTGGCGCACTGAGCCTTGCCATCTTCCGCGCCATCCTGGGCGTGGCCGAGGCCGGCAACTGGCCGGGCGCCGCCAAGAGCAACGCCGAGTGGTTCCCGTCGAAAGAGCGTGCGCTCGCGCAGGGCATCTTCAACTCCGGCGCGGCCATCGGCGGCATCATCTCGATTCCAATGATCGCCTTCATGACCGTGTACTTCAGCTGGCAGGCCGTGTTCGTGCTGGTCGGCCTGCTGGGGCTGCTGTGGCTGATCCCCTGGATCGTGCTGGTGAAGGCGCCGCCGGGCGCGCACCCGTGGATCACCGAGGAAGAGCGCCAGTACATCCTCAGCGGCCAGAAGGCCGACGCCGGTGAAGGCGTGGACGATGGCGACACCGTGGACTATGACCCAACCACCGGCGAAATCCTGTCACGCAAGGAAAGCTGGGGCGTGATCGTGGCCTCGGCCGCCATCGATCCCATCTGGTGGCTGTTCGTGTTCTGGATTCCCATCTACCTGAACGAGGTTTACCAGATGGACGTCAAGGCCATCGGCATCTACGGCTGGGTGCCGTACGTGGGCGCCATGTTCGGTGCCTGGTTTGGCGGCCTGCTGGCGCAGAACCGCATCAAGACCGGCTGGGACGTGAACAAGACCCGCAAGCTGACCATCTCGCTGGGCTGCCTGATCATGCTGCCGGCCCTGCTGGCCATGGCCAACCCCGGTGCGCCGGTCACCGCGGTGCTGATCATGGCCGTCATCCTGTTCGGCTTCCAGACCGCCATCGGCAACGTCCAGACCCTGCCCAGCGACCTGTTCAGCTCCAAAGCCGTGGGCACGCTGTCAGGCTTTTCCGGCATGGCCGCCAAGCTGGGCGCGGTTGGCCTGACCTCGCTGGTGCCGTGGCTGACCCAGGGTGGCAACTACACGCCGGCGTTCATTATCGGTGCGTCGCTGGCGGTCACCGCCATGGCCGCGGTCTGGTTGCTGATTCCCAGGGTCGAACGGCTTAAGGCGCGATAA
- a CDS encoding SUMF1/EgtB/PvdO family nonheme iron enzyme codes for MVYCFAEFAFDPRLGTLVSDDDTVSLRPQASRLLEVLITHAPDIVDGDELLDEVWGRRALSPNVVPQAISELRQALGDHAQSPRFIETRHRRGYRFICPVIEVDSDGESNHGGALPVSASAARASSRSRILFAVTLVAVLAVAAMSLAWWRSGADQRWLETTAIPEFERLMETDMFQAWRWLREARERLPGDPLLEQLWLDLTLPVTLVSKPEGATVEVLDYDGEPDSWVPLGETPLVDVRLPLVQMRFHLALDGYQALETAPSVLPAAEPFRLHRPGEAPEDMVFVPGGTVHYQDEVREVPDFWLDRHEVTNEDYLAFVEAGGYERPEYWPQPAKVDGKPLSFEAMVAGLVDSSGSPGPATWTLGMYPQGEANRPVEGISWYEAAAYAAFVDKRLPTAFHWYRAAGLGTLPLANFSDVLGRSNFSGRGATDVGELGGQGPYGTQDMAGNVAEWVATPAGELRHINGGSWLSNNYRFRDPDAQPPLERRPGFGVRLMQQDEPVAPELLANVEFTSDPVPEPVDDETFAIYERQFDYDPSPLEPRVERVDDSHREWRREYVSYTGAYGSERKHAQLLLPRHGEPPYQVVVHFPGGDALLLGDSAEAGLNQVELFLRNGRAVIYPVYAGTFERREWVATGPASSRDLLVAQVRDLRRSLDYLASRPDIDSEAILLHGLSYGGVRAPFALAVEDRIKAAILVSVGYYLRDAQLPEVQLQDYLPRIRIPVLVINGRDDFTFPLASSQEPFFDMLGAAPGKKVHLLRDWGHIPPYDRELVQAQLDWVDRWLGPAR; via the coding sequence ATGGTTTACTGCTTTGCAGAATTCGCGTTCGATCCGCGGCTCGGTACCCTGGTGAGTGACGACGACACCGTGTCCCTGCGACCGCAGGCCAGCCGCCTGCTCGAGGTCCTGATCACCCATGCGCCGGACATCGTCGATGGTGATGAACTGCTCGACGAGGTCTGGGGACGCCGTGCGCTGTCACCCAACGTAGTGCCCCAGGCCATCAGTGAGTTGCGCCAGGCACTGGGTGATCATGCGCAGTCCCCCCGGTTCATCGAAACACGGCATCGCCGGGGATACCGGTTTATCTGCCCTGTGATCGAGGTCGACAGTGACGGCGAGTCCAACCATGGCGGCGCGCTCCCCGTATCGGCCAGTGCCGCGCGCGCATCGTCACGCTCAAGAATCCTGTTTGCGGTCACGCTGGTGGCCGTGCTGGCCGTAGCGGCAATGTCGCTGGCCTGGTGGCGCAGTGGCGCCGACCAACGCTGGCTCGAAACCACGGCAATACCCGAGTTCGAACGGTTGATGGAAACGGACATGTTCCAGGCCTGGCGATGGTTGCGAGAAGCCCGCGAGCGTTTGCCGGGTGATCCGCTGCTGGAGCAACTCTGGCTCGACCTGACCCTGCCAGTCACCCTGGTCAGTAAGCCGGAAGGCGCGACTGTCGAGGTGCTCGACTATGACGGTGAACCGGACTCGTGGGTCCCGCTGGGGGAGACGCCGCTGGTTGACGTCAGGTTGCCACTGGTTCAGATGCGATTCCACCTGGCACTCGACGGTTACCAGGCGCTGGAAACGGCGCCCAGCGTGTTGCCGGCCGCCGAGCCATTCCGGCTGCATCGTCCCGGTGAGGCGCCGGAAGACATGGTGTTTGTTCCCGGCGGGACCGTGCACTACCAGGATGAGGTGCGCGAAGTGCCGGATTTCTGGCTGGATCGTCATGAAGTAACCAACGAGGACTACCTCGCCTTTGTCGAGGCCGGTGGATACGAGCGTCCCGAGTATTGGCCCCAGCCCGCCAAGGTCGATGGGAAGCCTTTGTCATTCGAAGCGATGGTCGCTGGCCTTGTCGATAGCAGTGGCAGCCCGGGACCGGCTACCTGGACACTGGGCATGTATCCGCAAGGTGAGGCGAACCGCCCTGTCGAAGGGATCAGCTGGTACGAGGCCGCCGCCTACGCTGCTTTCGTGGATAAGCGCCTGCCCACGGCCTTTCACTGGTATCGCGCGGCCGGCCTGGGCACGCTGCCGCTGGCCAACTTCTCCGATGTGCTGGGCCGCAGTAACTTCTCCGGCCGCGGCGCCACCGATGTCGGTGAGCTGGGTGGCCAGGGGCCGTATGGCACGCAGGACATGGCCGGCAACGTGGCCGAATGGGTGGCGACGCCGGCCGGTGAGCTGCGGCACATCAACGGGGGCTCCTGGCTCAGCAATAATTACCGTTTTCGTGACCCCGATGCACAACCGCCACTGGAGCGGCGCCCCGGCTTCGGTGTGCGGCTGATGCAACAGGATGAGCCAGTTGCTCCCGAATTGCTGGCCAATGTCGAATTTACGTCGGACCCGGTGCCTGAACCCGTGGATGATGAGACTTTTGCCATCTACGAGCGGCAATTCGACTATGACCCTTCGCCTTTGGAACCACGGGTTGAGCGTGTTGACGACAGTCATCGCGAATGGCGCCGCGAATACGTGAGTTACACCGGTGCGTATGGTTCCGAGCGAAAACACGCACAACTGCTGTTGCCCCGGCACGGTGAGCCGCCGTACCAGGTCGTGGTGCATTTTCCTGGTGGCGATGCGCTGTTGCTGGGCGACAGTGCGGAGGCCGGGCTGAACCAGGTCGAGCTGTTCCTGCGCAACGGTCGCGCGGTGATCTACCCGGTCTATGCGGGCACGTTCGAACGCCGGGAGTGGGTCGCGACCGGGCCAGCGTCATCGCGTGACCTGCTGGTTGCGCAGGTCCGGGACTTGCGGCGCTCGCTGGATTACCTGGCCTCGCGCCCTGACATCGACAGCGAGGCGATCCTGTTGCACGGTTTGAGCTACGGCGGCGTGCGGGCGCCATTTGCGCTTGCCGTGGAGGATCGCATCAAGGCGGCGATCCTGGTCTCGGTGGGATACTACCTGCGCGACGCCCAATTACCGGAAGTGCAGTTGCAGGATTACCTGCCGCGTATTCGCATCCCGGTCCTGGTCATTAACGGGCGCGACGATTTCACCTTCCCGCTGGCGTCTTCACAAGAGCCTTTCTTCGACATGCTTGGCGCAGCGCCGGGAAAAAAAGTGCACCTGTTACGCGACTGGGGGCATATTCCGCCATACGACCGCGAACTGGTGCAGGCACAACTGGACTGGGTCGATCGCTGGCTGGGGCCCGCCCGGTAG
- a CDS encoding RpiB/LacA/LacB family sugar-phosphate isomerase — protein sequence MKIALINENSQAAKNCIVDAALRKAVEPMGHEVFNYGMYSAEDDAQLTYVQNGILAAVLLNGGAADFVVTGCGTGAGAMLALNVFPGVICGHAQDPVDAFTFGQINAGNALSIPYAKGFGWAAELNLEYIFEKLFGTEMGLGYPKERAAIMAKNRGILNDVKAVTHNDMLTILANLDQDLLKGAIGGEKFKEYFYANATNEDIVAAIKGIIGE from the coding sequence ATGAAAATTGCTTTGATCAACGAGAACAGCCAGGCCGCCAAGAACTGCATCGTCGATGCAGCGCTGCGCAAGGCCGTCGAGCCGATGGGCCACGAGGTCTTTAACTACGGCATGTACTCGGCCGAGGACGACGCCCAGCTGACCTACGTACAGAACGGCATCCTGGCGGCCGTGCTGCTTAACGGTGGCGCAGCGGATTTCGTTGTCACTGGCTGCGGCACCGGCGCTGGAGCCATGCTGGCGCTGAACGTTTTCCCCGGTGTGATCTGTGGCCATGCCCAGGATCCGGTGGACGCGTTCACCTTCGGCCAGATCAATGCCGGCAACGCGCTGTCCATTCCCTACGCCAAGGGCTTTGGCTGGGCCGCAGAGCTGAACCTGGAATACATTTTCGAGAAGCTGTTCGGCACCGAGATGGGCCTGGGCTACCCGAAAGAGCGCGCCGCCATCATGGCGAAGAACCGCGGCATCCTGAATGACGTCAAGGCGGTCACGCACAACGACATGCTGACCATCCTGGCCAACCTGGACCAGGACCTGCTGAAGGGCGCCATCGGTGGTGAGAAGTTCAAGGAATACTTCTACGCCAACGCCACCAACGAAGACATCGTTGCGGCGATCAAGGGCATTATCGGCGAGTAA